A stretch of the Desulfobaccales bacterium genome encodes the following:
- a CDS encoding tetratricopeptide repeat protein — translation MLRWISTGVLLAALMGCGGDNAEKYMQAGFVDFQQQKYDEAIANYEKAIKLQPRAAAAYNMMGMAYRFKYNKVGVPEFRQKEMAAFEKAVEIDPKNWVALINLATDYYAEGQKAKAATLFKKALELNPDHPEKLAMQKMIEQGESKP, via the coding sequence ATGCTCAGATGGATCTCAACCGGTGTGCTCCTGGCGGCCCTTATGGGGTGCGGCGGCGATAACGCCGAAAAGTACATGCAAGCGGGATTTGTCGATTTTCAACAGCAAAAGTACGACGAGGCCATCGCCAACTACGAAAAAGCCATCAAACTGCAACCCCGGGCTGCGGCCGCTTATAACATGATGGGCATGGCTTACCGCTTCAAATACAACAAGGTAGGGGTCCCGGAATTCCGGCAAAAAGAAATGGCGGCGTTTGAAAAGGCCGTGGAGATTGATCCGAAGAATTGGGTGGCGCTGATCAATCTGGCCACCGACTATTATGCTGAAGGCCAGAAGGCCAAGGCCGCGACCTTATTCAAAAAGGCCCTGGAATTAAACCCCGACCATCCTGAAAAGCTTGCCATGCAGAAGATGATCGAGCAGGGCGAATCGAAGCCTTGA
- a CDS encoding cytochrome c, which yields MLLALLPAVLLTGSLSWGQDSKPRIPDLARRLGCFACHALNGEGGNLAAPLDGVGGRLSPQQLQIALAYPRQLHPGAKMPSYAYLPPAEQEALVNYMESLK from the coding sequence ATGCTTCTGGCGCTGCTGCCGGCGGTGCTCCTGACCGGCTCCTTAAGTTGGGGCCAGGATTCAAAACCACGGATTCCGGACCTGGCCAGGCGTTTGGGCTGCTTTGCCTGCCATGCCCTAAACGGGGAGGGAGGAAACCTCGCGGCGCCGCTGGACGGGGTCGGGGGTCGTTTATCGCCGCAGCAACTTCAGATAGCTCTCGCCTATCCTCGCCAGCTCCACCCCGGGGCCAAAATGCCGAGCTACGCCTACCTGCCGCCGGCGGAGCAGGAGGCCTTGGTGAACTACATGGAAAGTCTCAAGTAA
- a CDS encoding carboxymuconolactone decarboxylase family protein — protein sequence MSEEKYPGWYSLIRTKHGKFIQALENLGEVVRQEGPLDDKTAHLVQLAAAATAHAEGSVHSHVRRALNAGATPEEIYHAIILLTSTIGFPRTSAALSWVYDVLEKPKK from the coding sequence ATGTCTGAAGAAAAGTACCCCGGCTGGTACTCGCTCATCCGGACAAAACACGGCAAATTTATTCAGGCGTTGGAGAACCTGGGTGAGGTGGTGCGCCAGGAAGGACCGTTGGACGACAAGACCGCCCACCTGGTTCAACTGGCTGCCGCCGCGACTGCTCATGCAGAGGGTTCGGTGCACAGCCACGTCAGAAGGGCCTTGAACGCGGGCGCCACCCCGGAGGAGATCTATCACGCCATTATCCTCTTGACCAGCACTATCGGCTTTCCCCGGACGTCCGCGGCCTTGAGCTGGGTCTATGATGTTCTAGAGAAACCAAAAAAGTGA
- the fdhF gene encoding formate dehydrogenase subunit alpha has translation MSKPALTIDGKPTEFQPGQTILEVARGSGIYTIPTLCYLKDTTATGSCRMCVVEVEGARTLLPACATQAAPGMVIHTESNQVDAARKMVLELLLASGNHNCLVCEANGVCELQALAYRYQVPTPSFANPPDTPYNLEDNKHLIRRDFAKCIMCGRCVRACNEKQVNQAISIGYRGPHNKIVTRSDHAYSDSDCVFCGECVQSCPTGALLELKALGLARSWETRQVRTTCPYCGVGCQQLLHVKNGKIVKVTGVEGAAPNKGRLCVKGRFGYDFIYSPERLTMPLIKTDGEFREASWDEALDLVAGKLKETIAQHGPDSVAGVSCARSINEDSYQMQKLFRAVIGTNNIDHCARTUHAPTVAGLATSFGSGAMTNSFADFAKAKMFFVIGSNMTEAHPVAATFLKNAVLNGAGLIVSDPRRTKLAEFADIHVPLKVGSDIAYLNGLMHIIIRENLQDQKYIESCCTGFEALKAKVMEYPPERAAAIAGISVEMLEAVARRLASVKPAMLIYTLGITEHTCGVNNVMSCANLQMVLGNVGFECGGVNPLRGQNNVQGACDMGALPNVFPGYQKVEDPAARAKFEAAWGIKKLPEKNGMMMPQMMDGLVDGKVKFFYVFGENLANTEPDIRHVEHCLESAEFMVCHDIFPTETTRFADVIFPAAAWSEDDGTFSNSERRVSRVRKVSEPPGQAKPNWWIFKELAKRLGHEWASSSGQELWDNEVSHLAPSLVGVKYYRIEGDGLQWPVPNCEHPGTCTLHKDGCFTCGQGRFTPIDWTPPAEVPDTEFPFVLSTGRRLYQYHSRTQTGRCLGLNDILGEETADISPVDAARLDIKHDERIKVKSRRGEVQVKAKVTKEVPQGMVWMAFHFREACANWLTNPVFDPVSQTAEYKACAVQIEKI, from the coding sequence ATGAGTAAGCCCGCCTTAACCATTGACGGGAAGCCCACGGAATTCCAACCCGGGCAGACCATTTTGGAAGTAGCTCGAGGATCAGGTATCTATACCATTCCCACGCTCTGTTACCTCAAGGACACGACGGCCACCGGCTCATGCCGTATGTGCGTGGTGGAGGTGGAGGGAGCCCGGACCCTGTTGCCGGCCTGCGCCACCCAGGCTGCGCCCGGGATGGTGATTCACACCGAATCCAATCAGGTAGACGCGGCCCGCAAGATGGTGCTCGAACTGTTGCTGGCCTCCGGCAACCACAACTGCCTGGTCTGCGAGGCCAATGGCGTGTGTGAGTTGCAGGCCCTGGCGTACCGCTATCAGGTGCCGACGCCGAGCTTCGCCAACCCGCCGGACACCCCGTATAATCTTGAAGATAATAAGCATCTGATCCGCCGGGATTTTGCCAAATGCATTATGTGCGGCCGCTGTGTGCGGGCCTGCAATGAGAAGCAGGTGAATCAGGCCATCAGCATCGGCTACCGGGGACCGCACAATAAGATTGTCACTCGTTCGGACCACGCCTATAGCGATTCCGACTGCGTCTTTTGCGGTGAGTGCGTGCAGTCCTGCCCGACAGGCGCGCTTTTAGAGTTGAAAGCTCTGGGTCTGGCCAGATCATGGGAAACGCGGCAGGTCCGCACCACCTGTCCTTATTGTGGGGTGGGCTGCCAGCAGTTGCTCCATGTCAAAAACGGCAAAATCGTCAAGGTCACCGGCGTAGAAGGGGCGGCCCCCAATAAGGGACGGCTCTGTGTCAAAGGCCGCTTCGGCTATGACTTCATCTACTCCCCGGAACGGCTTACCATGCCACTGATCAAAACCGACGGCGAGTTCCGGGAAGCCTCCTGGGACGAGGCCCTGGACCTGGTGGCGGGAAAGCTCAAGGAGACCATCGCCCAGCACGGCCCGGACTCGGTCGCGGGCGTCAGTTGCGCCCGGAGTATCAACGAAGATTCCTATCAAATGCAAAAATTATTCCGCGCCGTGATCGGGACGAACAACATCGATCACTGCGCCCGTACCTGACACGCTCCTACTGTCGCCGGGCTGGCGACCTCATTTGGTTCTGGAGCGATGACTAACTCCTTCGCCGATTTTGCGAAGGCCAAAATGTTTTTTGTGATTGGCTCGAATATGACCGAGGCTCATCCGGTAGCCGCGACGTTTCTCAAAAATGCGGTGCTCAATGGCGCAGGCCTCATCGTCAGCGATCCCCGGCGCACCAAGCTGGCCGAATTCGCCGATATTCACGTGCCCCTCAAGGTAGGGTCCGATATCGCCTATCTCAACGGGCTGATGCACATTATCATCAGGGAGAACCTCCAGGACCAAAAGTATATTGAATCGTGCTGCACGGGCTTCGAGGCCCTGAAGGCCAAGGTCATGGAGTACCCGCCGGAGCGGGCTGCGGCCATCGCCGGCATCAGCGTGGAGATGCTGGAAGCGGTGGCCCGTCGGCTGGCTTCGGTCAAACCGGCGATGCTCATCTATACCCTGGGGATTACCGAGCACACCTGCGGGGTCAACAACGTCATGAGTTGTGCCAACCTGCAGATGGTTTTAGGGAATGTCGGTTTTGAATGCGGCGGGGTTAACCCGCTGCGCGGCCAGAACAACGTGCAGGGCGCCTGCGATATGGGGGCGCTGCCCAATGTCTTCCCAGGCTACCAGAAGGTGGAGGACCCCGCGGCCCGGGCCAAGTTCGAGGCCGCCTGGGGTATAAAGAAGCTGCCCGAAAAGAACGGTATGATGATGCCCCAGATGATGGATGGCCTGGTGGATGGGAAGGTGAAGTTCTTCTATGTGTTCGGGGAAAACCTGGCCAATACCGAGCCTGACATCCGTCACGTGGAACACTGTCTGGAATCGGCGGAATTCATGGTCTGTCATGATATCTTCCCCACTGAGACCACCCGGTTTGCCGACGTCATTTTCCCGGCCGCGGCCTGGAGCGAAGACGACGGCACCTTTAGCAACAGTGAACGCCGGGTCAGCCGGGTGCGCAAGGTATCCGAACCTCCGGGCCAGGCCAAGCCCAACTGGTGGATCTTTAAAGAGCTGGCCAAACGTCTGGGCCACGAGTGGGCCTCCAGCAGCGGTCAGGAACTTTGGGATAACGAAGTCTCCCATTTGGCGCCCTCCCTGGTAGGGGTAAAGTACTACCGCATCGAGGGGGACGGCCTGCAATGGCCGGTGCCTAACTGCGAGCATCCGGGCACCTGCACTCTGCACAAAGATGGGTGTTTTACCTGCGGCCAGGGCCGCTTCACCCCGATAGACTGGACCCCGCCGGCCGAAGTGCCGGATACGGAATTTCCTTTTGTCCTCAGCACCGGCCGCAGGCTTTACCAATACCACAGTCGGACCCAAACCGGCCGCTGCCTGGGGCTGAACGATATCCTGGGGGAAGAAACCGCGGATATCTCTCCGGTGGACGCGGCCAGATTAGACATCAAACACGACGAGAGGATCAAAGTCAAATCTCGGCGCGGCGAAGTCCAGGTGAAAGCCAAAGTTACCAAGGAAGTGCCGCAAGGCATGGTGTGGATGGCCTTCCATTTCCGGGAGGCTTGCGCCAACTGGCTCACCAATCCGGTATTCGACCCGGTCTCCCAGACGGCCGAATACAAGGCCTGCGCGGTGCAGATCGAGAAAATCTGA
- a CDS encoding ABC transporter permease, which produces MNWFPIFYRELLLFRRRLLRLGYVVSALVSPMLYLLAFGLGLGKRVAISGGTYLDYLLPGLVAMTSMTNSYTWIATSMTVGRLHFRTFQVYIQSPVTATDIVVGQILAGMVRGLFASVILMGLGFFLAGGFHFNLMFILALLLNCLVFAAFGVIVGMKSRSHEDTATFTNFFIMPMAFFCGTFFPVDEMPWLLRDIIKALPLTHTNHLLRHPAWNLASLDSLAVLGGYATLCLVLAIIIVRRYSE; this is translated from the coding sequence TTGAACTGGTTTCCCATTTTCTACCGTGAACTTCTCCTCTTCCGGCGCCGGTTGCTGCGCCTGGGCTATGTGGTCTCCGCCCTGGTTTCCCCCATGCTCTATCTCCTGGCCTTCGGGTTGGGGTTGGGAAAACGCGTGGCCATTTCCGGAGGCACCTATCTGGACTATCTGCTCCCCGGCCTCGTCGCCATGACCTCCATGACCAATTCCTATACCTGGATCGCCACAAGCATGACGGTGGGGCGCCTCCATTTCCGCACCTTCCAGGTCTACATCCAATCTCCGGTCACCGCCACCGACATCGTGGTGGGCCAGATTTTGGCGGGCATGGTCCGGGGTCTGTTTGCCTCGGTAATCCTCATGGGGCTAGGGTTCTTTCTGGCGGGCGGCTTTCACTTCAACCTGATGTTCATCCTGGCCCTGCTCCTCAATTGCTTGGTATTCGCCGCCTTTGGGGTGATTGTGGGCATGAAATCCAGGTCCCATGAAGACACTGCCACCTTTACCAATTTTTTTATCATGCCCATGGCGTTTTTCTGCGGCACCTTCTTCCCGGTGGATGAGATGCCCTGGCTGCTGCGGGATATCATCAAAGCCCTGCCATTGACACACACCAATCACCTGTTGCGACACCCAGCCTGGAATCTGGCGAGCCTGGATTCCCTGGCCGTCCTGGGCGGCTATGCCACACTCTGCCTGGTTTTGGCGATCATTATCGTGCGACGGTACAGCGAATGA